Part of the Imperialibacter roseus genome, GCCAAAATAACCTATGAACGTAAAAACTATGAAAAAGCAACATATTATAAATAAGCTGTTTGCTCTGGTCGTTTTGGCCGGGGTTGTTACTTCGTGTGGCAGCAGCGAGAATTCAAAAGGAGCGCTGGGCAGCGACGTTGCCTCTCAGGCATATGTCACGCCAGGCGAACACGATGACTTTTACGCCTTTATGTCAGGCGGGTTCAGTGGACAAATATCCGTTTACGGCTTGCCTTCGGGCCGTTTGTTCAGGGTGATCCCGGTGTTTTCGCAGGATCCTGAAAAAGGATATGGCTACAACGAGGAAACCAAACCTATGCTCGAAACTTCGTTTGGCTTTGTGCCCTGGGATGATGCTCACCACCCCGAGCTATCTCAAACTAACGGTGTTCCCGATGGCCGGTGGATCTTTATCAACGGCAACAACACACCACGTATCGCACGAATTGATCTTAAAACATTCGAAACCGCCGAGATCATAGAGATACCGAACAGCGGTGGTAACCACAGTTCTCCATTCACAACAGAGAACTCAGAATATATTGTGGCCGGCACCCGATTCAGTGTGCCTTTTCCCCAGAAAGACGTAGCCATCGACACCTACAAAGAAAACTTCAAAGGCACCCTCAGCTTTATCAGTGTAGCCGAAGATGGTGACATGGACGTGGCCTTTCAAGTGCTGCTGCCTGGCTATGACTACGACCTTGCTCATGCGGGCAAAGGCAAGTCACATGGCTGGATGTTCTTCACTTCCTATAACACGGAAGAGGAGCATACACTTTTGGAAGTCAACGCTTCACAAAGAGACAAGGACTATATAGCCGCTATCAACTGGAAAAAAGCTGAAGAGTATATGGCTCAGGGCAAATTTAAAGAAATGCCTGCCAGCTATGTGGATAACCACTATGACGAAAGCAAGCAAATGGCCTTCTCAGAAACAAGGAACACTGTAAAAGTGCTGATCCCTTCAGAGTGCCCTGGCCTGGTGTATTTCCTTCCCACGCCAAAATCACCACACGGTGTAGACGTTGACCCCACCGGAGAATTCATCGTAGGCAATGGCAAGCTTTCCAGCGACATGAGTATTCACTCGTTTGATAAAATGATCAAGGCGATTGAAGGTGAGAAATTCGAAACTACTATCGACGGCATTCCCATCCTTCAGTACGAAGAAGTGTTGAGCGGCATTGTGGCTCAACCAGGTCTGGGGCCATTACACACCGAGTTCGACGGAAAAGGCAACGCCTATACATCGTTTTTTATCTCATCGGAGATTGTAAAGTGGAACCTGGAAACAAAGGAAGTGCTTGACAGAGTGCCAGCCTACTACTCTATCGGTCACTTGATGATCCCCGGTGGCGACTCCAAAAAGCCCTGGGGAAAATATGTGGTGGCTCTTAACAAGATCACAAAAGACCGGTTTCTGCCCACTGGCCCTGAGTTGACACAATCAGCTCAACTTTACGATATCTCGGGCGAAAAGATGAAACTGATTCTTGATTTCCCAACGATTGGCGAGCCGCACTATGCGCAAGGCATCGCCGCCGAGCTC contains:
- the nosZ gene encoding Sec-dependent nitrous-oxide reductase, with the protein product MKKQHIINKLFALVVLAGVVTSCGSSENSKGALGSDVASQAYVTPGEHDDFYAFMSGGFSGQISVYGLPSGRLFRVIPVFSQDPEKGYGYNEETKPMLETSFGFVPWDDAHHPELSQTNGVPDGRWIFINGNNTPRIARIDLKTFETAEIIEIPNSGGNHSSPFTTENSEYIVAGTRFSVPFPQKDVAIDTYKENFKGTLSFISVAEDGDMDVAFQVLLPGYDYDLAHAGKGKSHGWMFFTSYNTEEEHTLLEVNASQRDKDYIAAINWKKAEEYMAQGKFKEMPASYVDNHYDESKQMAFSETRNTVKVLIPSECPGLVYFLPTPKSPHGVDVDPTGEFIVGNGKLSSDMSIHSFDKMIKAIEGEKFETTIDGIPILQYEEVLSGIVAQPGLGPLHTEFDGKGNAYTSFFISSEIVKWNLETKEVLDRVPAYYSIGHLMIPGGDSKKPWGKYVVALNKITKDRFLPTGPELTQSAQLYDISGEKMKLILDFPTIGEPHYAQGIAAELIAPNSLKYYKLEDNNHPHAMKSPNDSRIVRDGNVVRVYMGAIRSHFTVDNLEGIKVGDKVYFHVTNLEQDWDVPHGFSVMGANNAELLIMPGQTETLLWEPQREGVYPFYCTDFCSALHQEMQGYARVSAKGATTELKWSLDE